From Carassius carassius chromosome 15, fCarCar2.1, whole genome shotgun sequence:
CGGAAGAAATCAGTCATCCTTTGATGCACTTCCTGTGTAATTCCTTTTTTATAAACTGCTTCTGCCTAGAAGTCAAGTTCCTCCACAACAACGAATGAGAAGATCACTCGGTTGTATGAACTAGGCCCAGAGCCAGAAAGAAAGATGTGGGTAGACCGTTACTTGGCTTTCATAGAAGAAAAAGCCATGGGCATGAGTAACCTGCCAGCGGTGGGACGCAAGCCCCTTGATCTCTTCCGCCTCTACGTGTCTGTCAAGGAGATTGGAGGTCTTACACAGGTATATTCAAGTTGTCCATACACATTAAGATAATGTTGAAGGTCTCAACTCATTTTCCCTCAAGGTTGTTGACTTACATCCTTTGGCGTCCTTGTAATTGCAGGTTAATAAGAACAAAAAATGGAGAGAGCTGGCCACAAATCTGAATGTGGGGACCTCCAGCAGTGCTGCCAGCTCTCTGAAAAAGCAGTACATTCAATGTCTGTATGCTTTTGAATGTAAGATTGAGCGTGGAGAAGACCCACCGCCTGACATTATGACTGGAGATAGCAAAAAGAACCAGGCCAAGATTCAGCCTCCCTCCCCAGGTGAGTTCTGGTGTCTTGGATCTTTACAATTGAGAAACATCACCGTCATAGGTTTATGAAttaatactgtatgtgcaatttTAAGCACTTTATTTAAAAGCACATATGAAAAAGGCAGAATAAAGATATGTTATAACATTATTGTTTAAACATATGAATCactgaatacattttaatgaCCAGTTGCAGAAGTCTCAGAGTATAACTTTGAGGGGCTGTGAAACTCTTAAACACATTTTTGCAGATCTTAACAGATCTGTGCAGATTGTGTGTATGTCATTAGAGCATTTCTCATGTTGCTAtctatgtcagaggtcgcacgcctctggagcaactaggggatAAGTGTCTtgttcagggacacattggtgtctcacagtcaATTCGAACcggggtctctcacaccaaaggcatgtgtcttttccactgcgccaacaccacccagaTATCTCGTTTCATTACACTTTTTAACTGCCCAAGAATTTGGCTTGGGGTACTACTGATGTTGTATTACTTGCATGTAAATATAATGATCATAGAAGTATAATAATCTCCatcttgtaattttttatttatttttgcatggcACAGCTGGATCCGGCTCTCTTCAGGGGCCCCAGACGCCACAGTCCACCAGCAGTTCCATGGCAGAAAGTGGAGACTTGAAGCCTCCTACTCCTGCCTCCACCCCACACAGCCAGATGCCCCCAATGCCAAGTGGCAGGTGAGATTCACTCGTCTTGTAGTACTGCATGCGTTTTTTGAGTGTGAACCACTTCTTACCTGCCCTGTTTCTTAGGAGCAGTGTGAACCTGCAAGATCCATTTGCTGATAGCGACTTCTCTCGGAGAAACACTATGACGCCAAACTCTGGCTACCAGTCAGGCATGAGCACCCCGGAGATGCCTGGTCGCATGGGACCCTATGAACCCAATAAAGACCACTTCAGTGGTATGCGTAAAGGTTTGTATTGTAGTCATGTTATCATAATCTATTATAGTTCATGATAAGCTACCTGGAGTAATGAGCTGTGTGCTTGTGGTACTAGTTGGAGAACAGTTTATGCCTGGTGGGCAGGGTCCCAATAGCAGTCTCGGTGATCAGTACAACAGGGGACCACCAGGCCCTATGGGAAACATGCCCATGGGCCAGCGGCACCAGTATCCATATGGACCCGGCTGTGACAGGAGGTACACTGAAACCTTACTTTGGGAAGAAACtaattattttactttcatttgtgtTATGTAAATAATGCAATGAACTCTAAACTCTCCTATGTTGCATAGACCAGAGTCAGGGATGGGCCCAGATGGCAGCATGGGGCCTGGAGTGCCACAGCCAAATATGATGACTTCAAATGCAGAATCTGGGATGTATTCACCAAATCGTTACCCTCCACAGCAACAGCGGTCAGTCCACTAATTGATTCGTTTCTATGTAGATTGTATTTGTTTATGTGCTATATCTAGTTCTCATTTCTCTTGAATATGGTTCTTTGTGCAGGCATGAGTCCTATAGTAATCAGTATCCTGGTCAGGGTGCACCTCCTGGTGGCTCCTATCCGAATCAGCAGCCTGGAATGTACCCGCAACAACAATCTGTAAGAAAGCAGTTAATAAAATGTGATGTGATGACTAAATGTTACTGAAAGCCTTgtcacatattttaaatgtaatctgTTGCCTTTAGAACTACAAAAGACCAGGTGATGGTGGTTACCCACCAGCTAAACGGCATCACGACGGTGAGATGTTCAGTGGGCCATTCAATGCTCAGCAGCCACAGCCACCACCACAGGCTCCCCCTAGTGGTCCCTCAAGTGGTCAGGAAATGTATAACCAGTATAACAGTTCATACCCTGGATCGGACCGTCGTCCACCTGGTCCCCAGAATCAGTTTCCTTTCCCCTTTGGAAGAGATCGGATGCAAGCAGGCACGGGCCCAATCTCCCAGGGTTCCATGCCTCCTCAAATGATAGGCAGTCCAATGCAGTCTGTTCCTGATGGTCCTCAAGGTGGCATGTGGCAGGGCAGAGGGGAAATGGGCTATCCCAGTTACCCCAATCGTCAGGGACCTCCTACTGGTCCCGGACAAGGCCCAGGCTACCATGCAATGAATCGATCTGAAGACATGTTGCCATCTGAACCACGCATGAATCATGAGGGCCAGTGGCCTGGGCCACGACAACCCCCATATGGCCCTAGTGGCGCAGGTCCACCAATGAGCAGACCCTTGCAGTCAAATTACCAGCCTCCCCAAGCCATGCAAAACCACATTCCACAGGTGTCAAGCCCCACGCCCATGCCTCGGCTTATGGAAAGCAGGACTTCCCCCAGCAAATCAGCCTACATACCCAGCAATATCAAAATGCAGAAGGCGGGACCTCCAGTGCCTGCATCTCACATTGTACCTCCCTCAGTACAGCCTCCAATGATGAGAAGAGACCTGTCCTTCCCTCCGGGTTCCATAGAGGCAACATCACCAGTTCTCAAACCACGTAGGCGTCTTACCATGAAAGAAATtggtaagtacattttttaatatacattacatAATTTGGTTATTTATCAAGTTCAGTCCTCTGTGATACAGAAAGATAACTGTGTACTTCTTTTGCAGGCACCCCGGAAGCATGGAGAGTCATGATGTCCCTTAAATCGGGACTGTTGGCGGAGAGTACATGGGCTTTAGACACCATCAACATCTTGTTATATGATGACAACAGTATTTCAAATTTCAACCTTATACAGGTGAGTCATTTttggaaaatgacaaaaatgtttattGCCATTTACTTAAGTTTCATTCTAAATAAcatagtaatattttattttaaagctccCTGGTTTCCTGGAACTAATCGTTGAGTATTTCCGCCGTTGCCTCATTGAGATCTTTGGGATTCTGAGGGAATATGAAATTGGGGATCCAGGACAAAGATCTCTTTTAGATCCCAGCGTGCTCAAAACAGATGAAAACATTGTGGATGATGAGGCATTGGTTGAGAGCATGGAGGAAGATGGAGAAacagaggaggaagatgaaggaGAGGAAATGCAAAGGTCAAAACATCAGGAACAACACATGGCACAAGGGCCTCTCCAGATAAAACAGGAAGAAATGCCTAGGACACTTGAAGACTCTGTAAAGAAAGAAGATTGCCAAGGAACTGAAGGAGAGTCATCTGCAGAACCCAAGACTTCAGAGCCACCAAGTCTAGAGCTGGATGTTACTCAAGAGAAGCCCAAACAGGCTAGTAAGTTTGATAAGCTACCCTTGAAGATTGTGCGAAAAAAGGATCCATTTGTGGTGGACTGCTCAAATAAGCTTGGTCGGTTGCAGGAATTTGACAGTGGCCTCCTGCACTGGAGTATCGGTGGAGGTGATACAACAGAACACATTCAGACCCACTTTGAAAGCAAGATGGACCTGTTGCATCTTCGGAAGCGTCTTCCTGCTCCGGTCCCTGACAGGAAGAGAGGAGCTCAGAAGGACAACCTGGCACCCTCTCCGCCCTCATCCAGTGAAGAGCATGGGAAAGAAGTGGATCGGCAGCCCTTTCCACAGTCATCCACTGAGAAGGTGACCAATGGAATTTCAAACTTGAGGGACGACAGACCTGCTGACTGCTTAGAAACTGCCTCTTCACACATAGAGAAACAAGTAACAGAAACGACAACTTCAGAAAACATCAGGTCAGCACCTCCAAGCCCATCATTACAGGGTCAGTGCTCCATCGCCGTTTTAGAAGATGAGCCACACAGCAAGGATGAAGCTCCTCTCGTCACGCTCTCAGACTGGCAAGACTCCCTTGCCCGTCGCTGCATCTGTGTCTCTAACATTGTCCGCAGCCTCTCGTTCATCCCGGGCAATGACTCGGAGATGTCAAAGCATCCAGGGCTGTTGCTACTGCTTGGCCGCCTGTTGCTTCTCCACCATCATCATCCAGAGCGCAAGCAGGCACCTTTAACCTACGAGAAAGAAGAGGAGGTGGATGAGAGTCTTGGTAGCAAGAAAGACGAGTGGTGGTGGGACTGTTTGGAGGTACTGCGAGAAAATTGCTTGGTCACTCTTGCCAACATCTCAGGCCAGCTTGACTTCTCTGTCTACACTGAGAGCATCTGCCTGCCTCTGCTGGATGGCTTACTCCATTGGGCCGTTTGTCCTTCAGCGGAAGCCCAAGACCCCTTCCCTAGTCTTGGGCTTAATGGCGCCTTGTCCCCCCAGAGACTAGTCCTGGAGACCCTCTGTAAGCTCAGCATTCAGGACAACAATGTGGACCTCATTCTGGCGACGCCACCTTTTAGTAGATTAGAGAAGCTGTTTGGTAACCTTGTGCATCTAGTTGGAGAGCGAAAGGTGCCGGTTTGTCGGGAGATGGCGGTTGTGCTGCTGGCCAATCTCGCACAGGGTGACAGCCTGGCAGCCCGTGCCATTGCGGTACAGAAGGCCAGTGTAGGGAATCTATTGGGCTTCTTGGAGGACAGCTTAGCGGCTACGCAGTTCCAGCAGAGCCAAGGTTCCCTACTGCACATGCAGGGGTCACACTTTGAGCCTACAAGTGTGGACATGATGCGGCGGGCTGCTCGGGCTCTGCTGGCTCTCGCTAAGGTGGAGGAGAACCACTCTGAGTTTACGCTGTATGAATCGCGGCTACTGGACCTTTCTGTCTCCCCACTCATGAACTCATTGGTGTCCCATGTCATCTGTGATGTACTCTTTTTGATAGGCCAGTCATGACAGCTATGCGGAGCTGTGGCTCCACCTTCTCTGGTTTTCATACTTCCCCTTTGCCTGTCCTCTCCATTGGCGAGTGGAGATTGAAAACAGAGAAAATTGactttcttgttttctgttttgttttttttatttatgcaagcCCTTTCATATTACACCCCCTGGTCCACCTTTTCTCTGCATCTTACTTTGGGAAGGTTGTCACGACTTTGCTGTGGATCATGAACCAGAGCCTCAACACACTGACAGAAACTGTAACACTGATGTCAACTAGATGACCTGGACAGGGACCCCAACTTTTGTGTCCTTGTTTGAGGGGAAAgtacttttttataataaaataaataaatgaataaaataaatagcttGAAAAAACAAACTATTTACCAAAGTTGCTGTCTTGTTTACAGTGAGTTTTGGGGTTAATTGTTTCTTTGTCCTCCCCAAGAGGGTGCAAATAATACACAGCTCTTGTTCACATTGGCAGGTGGACTCTTCATTGTTTGGTGGTTGTATTTTGATGCTACACGGTCAACCTTTCTGGATGCGTGTACAGCAGAAATAATTTTCTGTACAGTACTCCACAACTGTAAACATACTGCAAACGTACTGCACTGTTCCAATATGGGGTAAATGTTGGCTCAGTCGGCTTCGTTTTTTAAACCATTAATTTGCTGGTAAGGAGAATACCCCCCAAAGTATCAAGGACATACAACACCCTGACCTCTTCTTTAACCCTTGATTGTATGAATTGACCCCTATAAATAATCACCTTCTAGGACTGGTTTTCAACTTAAGATGCAGCCGAGGCTGTACTGTATATAAGATGTTGTACATTTTCacctcattttctctctctctccctctctttcacacactctTGCTTCTTATCCCTTTTTATCTATTAAGAATCAGAGCGGACACTCAAGTTGGGTCAATTGCATCAAAATGCCTAGGTATATAAACTGAACCATCTTTTGGCCTCCACGTTTCCTTTATAGTgcagaaaacaacttaaatattttaatttcatctCCTGGTACAACAAAATGACTCtagatgaagaaacacagttgagattttttttttttctccagtgataTGAATTCTGCATATTTGTATTTCAGACTATGTAGCTTAATGtaaattccttgtttttttttcgcTTTTTGGCTCAATGAATATCATTTATTCACTATGAAATCTTTATACTATATGTTCCACGTGGTAagaataaatgtacattaaatctTGGTAAGATGTTTGtgattattttcatttagatgattaaaaaaaaactagaatTCTGTAATTATGAATGGAAGCTTAATTCAGAATgggtttttaaatgcattttaatttgcaTGTTCAAAATGAACTCAATTTGTAAGATTCAATATTACTCCTCCTAGTGTTCATTGATATTTGTCTGCTAAAAAAGATGTTTATCCGTTGAAAAGGCAATGAAGAGTTTGATTCAAATATATTTGTCTCCCGAGACAACGAAGCtgaagcaaaatatatatatattttctgcatTTATAAATTTGAAATAATAACTGATCCCAGCTGTTTTAAATGGTGTTGACTGTCCAGGCCATACAGGTATATAGAAGAATATAATATATTGTGTAGGTAgtatagaccccttaaaagtttgtaaacattgcaacgtcgaCGGGTGGGCGGGGCGTAGCTGGAGGCAAAAAAAGAGACGCGGACGCAAGCGTAAgctagcacgttttaggagggatttattaaacatggatgcagaataaggttcggaactgtccgaatatgtacagtcactgactctgcgggaccgtgacagctatatttgtaaattaactctcgcagatggaagcaggctacctgacccgtatgccatatagccatatgaattacttttgggtggtttggggaattttgtcaaggcttattttctaatgtaacctatcgctgggctaactatgattagcaatgtgtattattttaagagaccattcaaaggatggcacacacatctatcgctgtatgtttgtttaacatttaaactagctagtgcgctgaaggttggcgacttttcacctataaaacagaaacttgctgatttactagtcaaaaacacaacaagacGACATTTTatagtcaaaacctcaaacttttagcgcacctgctatgagttctgccttatgttttgcctccagctagagcggtgacgtcacagtgacgtatGCGATTTCGTAATACCGGTCAAAATATTggggcttttattttgacatttttgagaCTTCATTCCGGAAGTGCATGTTGCTCCGTCGTTCTATTCAGTGGCTTTATGCGATGAATTCGGTAAATGTCACTatagttttaattgttttattattaatgtgtgGACGCGGGTCTTTGCAGTTGTTACAAACCTCAAGAAAGGATATTGACCTTTggcttttgttttaatgatgcctCCCCTATTATATCTGCTAATTTACTGGGTTTAATATGATTACCATTTTCTTCAAGGGAAATATTCTACTATTATTTTCGCTCATTAAAGTTTGTGCTAAATATGTCGCCTTCAAACACTTGTATAAATGAAGACGTGTGGACAGTTGTACGGTTTGCAACGTTCACGAGACTACTTTCCCTTGTTTTACAGGTAAGCAATTGAAACACAATCGACTAAAATAGCctaaaattatacatttgtacTTTGTATTTTGACATCTGCCTAAAATACTTACCATAGACATGTAGAACTCCATAAAATCAGTACTGTCCATATTTGCAAAATTGAGATTAGAGTGGCACCTACCGCACAAACTGGAAACAATGCACATGACACATTACTGTATTTTGTGCACTTTTGAAGGCTGTGCTGAATGCAGTGATTCCCGACCATGTGGCAGATGCCTTCAGCCCTCCACGAACAGAGACCCCTCTCCTGCTAGACCCCATCATCGAAGCATTATTTGGTGGCCTTAGTCACTGGGATGCAGAGCATTTCCTCTTCATTGCAGAACATGGCTACTTGTATGAACACAACTTTGCATTCTTTCCATTGTTTCCTGTCATCCTGCGATTCCTGGCAGCCACTGTCCTGTGGCCCTTGCTTGGATTCCTCACATTGCATGGCCGTTTACTTTTAGCTGTGGCTATAGGGAATAGCATTCTCTTTGTCCTAAGTGCTGTAGCACTATACCGACTTAGTCATTTGGTGCTGCAAGACCGAAAACTTGCCCTTGTTGCAGTCTTAATGTACTGTCTGACACCAGCTAATGTTTTTATGATTGCAGGCTATTCAGAGACTCTCTTTGCAGCACTTACCTTTGCAGGTCTCTGGATACTAGAGACAAGATTCACAATTGGAGCTTGTCTACTGTTTGGGTTTGCTACTGGTGCTCGTGCCAATGGACTTGTGAATGCTGGATTTTTGCTGTACCTCAGTTTGCAATTGGGTCTTGTCTGCGCACGGGCTCTTAGCAGAGGAGCAGGGGGCTTTCAGTATCATCACTATGTCTGGGAACTTATTCGTTTTGTTCTCACTGGAGCATTTTATGCAGCTCTCGTGGCACtacctttttgtttgtttcagttcTATGGCTACCAAACATTTTGTCATCCAACTGCAACTCAAGTTCCTCCTGTGCTGCTTAATCTGGCCCGGGACAAAGGATACCGAGTGGCTGATGCAGCATCTCCAACACCAGAATGGTGCCAATGGCAAATTCCAGTTTTGTATTCGTACATACAGGATGTTTATTGGGATGTGGGCTTCCTGCAATACTTTCAGTGGAAGCAGACACCCAACTTTATCTTGGCGCTGCCTGTTGCAACTCTAGGATTCATAGCctcatatatatatgtaatggcTAACCCAGTGTTTTGTATGTATTTGGGGTTGGGAGACAGAGGAAAAGACCGAAAAATTTATGGTTTCTGTAACCCAAGAGTGTTTGTTTACATCGTGCACAGTTCTGTCCTGCTTCTTTTTGGAATATTCTGCATGCATGTGCAGGTAAGACTCTTATAATTGATTATTATCATGtgatatatttagtgtatatgctCAACATGCCTTTTTTATATTATGTCCTCTCAGGTGTTGACACGCTTTCTTGCTTCCTCCTCGCCTGTTCTCTACTGGATCAGTGCCCACCTGCTATTTCAGTATGAAcctctgctgcaagatgaaaagCTGTTAAGATCAGACCAAATACAACATCAAAAGGATCACAAACCTGGCTTTGGCTTTGTTAGCATGTGGAGAATTAATGAAGTTGTTTACCTCTTGATGCACTGGCAGACTTGCTCCATTTATACACGATGCATACTGGGGTATTTCATATCATATTGGTTTTTAGGTCTGGCTCTGCATTGTAATTTCCTTCC
This genomic window contains:
- the pigv gene encoding LOW QUALITY PROTEIN: palmitoyltransferase ZDHHC18-A (The sequence of the model RefSeq protein was modified relative to this genomic sequence to represent the inferred CDS: inserted 1 base in 1 codon); translation: MSPSNTCINEDVWTVVRFATFTRLLSLVLQAVLNAVIPDHVADAFSPPRTETPLLLDPIIEALFGGLSHWDAEHFLFIAEHGYLYEHNFAFFPLFPVILRFLAATVLWPLLGFLTLHGRLLLAVAIGNSILFVLSAVALYRLSHLVLQDRKLALVAVLMYCLTPANVFMIAGYSETLFAALTFAGLWILETRFTIGACLLFGFATGARANGLVNAGFLLYLKEQGAFSIITMSGNLFVLFSLEHFMQLSXALPFCLFQFYGYQTFCHPTATQVPPVLLNLARDKGYRVADAASPTPEWCQWQIPVLYSYIQDVYWDVGFLQYFQWKQTPNFILALPVATLGFIASYIYVMANPVFCMYLGLGDRGKDRKIYGFCNPRVFVYIVHSSVLLLFGIFCMHVQVLTRFLASSSPVLYWISAHLLFQYEPLLQDEKLLRSDQIQHQKDHKPGFGFVSMWRINEVVYLLMHWQTCSIYTRCILGYFISYWFLGLALHCNFLPWT